In Sedimenticola thiotaurini, the following proteins share a genomic window:
- a CDS encoding sensor histidine kinase: protein MDIKFVHISLKRTHRKLLLVAVTVLFALVLWLTGHWSRQLALENLQLQNQHQLKLFVASLQGQLQKYEILPELLATNSLLLNFLQYPNDVNTITALNRYLESINNVAGASDTYLMNAQGWTIAASNWLSDRPFIGRNFGFRPYFKQAMQGKLGRYFALGSTSNRRGYYFAYPVRDKKKIQGAVVMKIEFNEFEESWSGLKENFVVTDPDGVIFVSTNDEWRYKSLSPLDDEVLKRIYASRRYGDVEIGTLSITRKDRLNETAQVVNMGVSRHSDHLMLVQEMAEAGWRVHTFASLDVVNGQMLKSVLFAAILYIAIILLVLYIVQRSRRIKERARFEKRAKQVLERRVQERTTDLTQANLRLMKEIEEHRRTDETLRQTQNELIQAAKMAALGQMSSGINHELNQPLAAIRSYADNARALLTRDRPEEACWNLEQIAELTERMAKISRQLKVFSRKTSGQIVVVSLRAVIDNALKIVGPQLKDTGTTLRRNVLKEELYVMSDMVQLEQVLVNLLTNAVHAVEQQDERWIEIAVARQQGKAIIKILDNGPGIEKANLERIFDPFFTTKSEDRGLGLGLSISYRIVEMMDGSLTAANCPEGGAIFTLQLNIANMGQQTTEQADLARQAELSRQ, encoded by the coding sequence ATGGATATCAAATTCGTTCATATCAGCCTGAAAAGAACCCACCGCAAACTCCTGCTGGTGGCGGTAACCGTCCTGTTTGCCCTGGTGCTGTGGCTTACCGGGCACTGGTCCCGGCAACTGGCACTGGAGAACCTGCAACTCCAGAACCAGCATCAACTCAAACTGTTCGTTGCCAGCCTGCAGGGCCAGTTGCAGAAATATGAGATTCTGCCGGAGCTGCTGGCCACCAACAGCCTGCTGCTGAATTTCCTGCAGTACCCCAACGACGTCAACACCATCACAGCGCTGAACCGGTATCTGGAGAGCATCAATAATGTGGCGGGCGCTTCCGATACCTACCTGATGAATGCCCAGGGCTGGACCATCGCGGCATCCAACTGGCTTTCTGATCGCCCTTTCATCGGCCGCAACTTCGGTTTCCGGCCCTACTTCAAACAGGCCATGCAGGGCAAACTGGGCCGCTATTTCGCGCTTGGCTCAACCTCTAACCGACGCGGTTACTACTTTGCCTATCCGGTGCGGGACAAAAAGAAGATCCAGGGCGCCGTGGTGATGAAGATCGAGTTCAACGAATTTGAAGAGAGCTGGAGTGGATTAAAAGAGAACTTCGTCGTTACCGATCCTGATGGGGTGATCTTCGTCTCCACCAATGATGAGTGGCGTTATAAAAGCCTGTCGCCCCTGGATGACGAGGTACTGAAGCGTATTTATGCCAGTCGTCGCTATGGGGATGTGGAGATCGGCACCCTCTCCATTACCCGTAAAGACCGGCTTAACGAAACCGCTCAGGTTGTCAATATGGGTGTGTCTCGTCACTCCGATCACCTGATGTTGGTACAGGAGATGGCGGAAGCCGGTTGGCGGGTCCACACGTTTGCCAGTCTTGACGTGGTAAACGGACAGATGCTGAAGTCAGTACTGTTCGCCGCGATTCTCTACATCGCCATCATCCTCCTGGTGCTCTACATCGTGCAACGCAGCCGGCGCATCAAGGAGCGGGCGCGGTTTGAAAAGCGGGCTAAACAGGTGTTGGAGCGCCGGGTTCAGGAGCGGACCACCGATCTTACCCAGGCCAACCTGCGCCTGATGAAGGAGATTGAAGAGCACCGGCGTACGGATGAAACTCTACGCCAGACCCAGAATGAGCTGATCCAGGCCGCTAAGATGGCGGCACTGGGTCAGATGTCCTCGGGTATCAACCATGAGCTGAATCAGCCGCTGGCGGCAATCCGCTCCTATGCCGACAACGCTCGGGCGCTGCTTACCCGGGATCGTCCGGAAGAGGCTTGTTGGAATCTGGAACAGATCGCTGAACTGACCGAGCGCATGGCCAAGATCAGTCGTCAGTTGAAAGTATTCTCCCGCAAAACATCGGGCCAGATCGTGGTGGTGTCCCTGCGGGCGGTTATCGATAACGCCCTGAAAATTGTCGGCCCCCAACTGAAGGATACCGGGACCACCCTGCGTCGCAATGTCCTCAAGGAAGAGCTCTATGTCATGTCGGACATGGTGCAGCTGGAACAGGTGCTGGTTAACCTGCTGACCAATGCGGTGCATGCGGTGGAACAGCAGGATGAAAGGTGGATTGAGATCGCCGTGGCACGACAGCAGGGCAAAGCAATTATCAAGATCCTGGACAACGGGCCGGGTATCGAGAAAGCCAACCTGGAACGGATATTTGACCCGTTTTTCACCACCAAGTCGGAGGATCGCGGCCTCGGCCTGGGCCTCTCTATCTCCTATCGAATTGTCGAGATGATGGACGGGTCACTGACTGCGGCCAATTGTCCGGAAGGGGGTGCCATATTTACCCTGCAACTGAATATTGCGAATATGGGGCAGCAGACAACCGAACAGGCAGACTTGGCCAGGCAAGCTGAATTATCCAGACAATGA